The Rhodococcus triatomae genome includes a window with the following:
- a CDS encoding cystathionine beta-synthase, with protein MRIAEHVVDLVGNTPLVKLNSVVGENYGTVAAKIEYLNPGGSSKDRIAVKMVDAAEVSGELKPGGTIVEPTSGNTGIGLALVAQQRGYKCVFVCPDKVSEDKRNVLRAYGAEVVVCPTAVPPDHPDSYYSVSDRLARELPGGWKPNQYSNPGGPESHYETTGPEIWADTDGAITHFVAGVGTGGTITGTGRYLKEMSGGKVKVIGADPEGSVYSGGTGRPYLVEGVGEDFWPSAYDPSIPDEIIAVSDADSFEMTRRLAREEGLLVGGSCGMAVVAALEIARREGPDALVVVLLPDGGRGYLSKIFNDKWMASYGFLRTPLDGKNDEKTVGDVLRGKSGKLPDLVHTHPSETLRDAIEILREYGVSQMPVVGAEPPIMAGEVAGSVTERDLLSAVFEGRAQLADPVEKHMSKPFPLIGAGEPVGAATKALGDSDALMVVDDGKPVGVITRHDLLGFISSGA; from the coding sequence ATGCGCATTGCGGAACACGTCGTCGATCTCGTCGGCAACACCCCTCTGGTCAAGCTCAACTCCGTTGTCGGCGAGAACTACGGGACGGTCGCCGCGAAGATCGAGTACCTCAACCCCGGCGGAAGCTCGAAGGACCGGATCGCCGTCAAGATGGTGGACGCCGCCGAGGTGTCCGGCGAACTGAAGCCCGGGGGCACCATCGTCGAACCGACGTCCGGGAACACCGGTATCGGACTCGCCCTCGTCGCCCAGCAGCGCGGTTACAAGTGCGTGTTCGTGTGCCCCGACAAGGTCAGTGAGGACAAGCGCAACGTGCTGCGCGCCTACGGCGCCGAGGTCGTGGTGTGCCCGACGGCGGTGCCGCCGGATCATCCGGACAGCTACTACAGCGTCTCCGATCGCCTCGCGCGGGAGCTGCCGGGCGGCTGGAAGCCCAACCAGTACTCCAACCCGGGCGGTCCGGAGAGCCACTACGAGACCACGGGTCCCGAGATCTGGGCCGACACGGACGGCGCGATCACCCACTTCGTCGCCGGCGTCGGCACCGGCGGAACGATCACCGGTACCGGCCGCTACCTCAAGGAGATGTCCGGCGGGAAGGTCAAGGTGATCGGCGCGGATCCGGAGGGATCGGTCTACTCCGGCGGCACCGGCCGGCCCTACCTCGTCGAAGGCGTCGGGGAGGACTTCTGGCCCAGCGCCTACGACCCGTCCATCCCGGACGAGATCATCGCGGTCTCCGATGCCGACTCGTTCGAGATGACCCGTCGCCTGGCGCGCGAGGAAGGCCTGCTCGTCGGCGGGTCCTGCGGCATGGCCGTCGTCGCCGCGCTCGAGATCGCGCGGCGTGAGGGCCCGGACGCGCTCGTCGTCGTCCTGCTGCCGGACGGCGGCCGCGGATACCTGTCGAAGATCTTCAACGACAAGTGGATGGCGTCCTACGGATTCCTGCGCACCCCGCTCGACGGCAAGAACGACGAGAAGACCGTGGGTGACGTGTTGCGCGGCAAATCCGGCAAGTTGCCCGATCTGGTGCACACCCATCCGTCCGAGACCCTGCGTGACGCGATCGAGATCCTGCGCGAGTACGGCGTCTCGCAGATGCCCGTCGTCGGTGCCGAACCGCCGATCATGGCAGGCGAGGTGGCGGGCAGCGTCACCGAGCGTGATCTGCTCAGCGCCGTCTTCGAGGGCCGTGCGCAGCTCGCGGACCCGGTGGAGAAGCACATGAGCAAGCCGTTCCCGCTGATCGGTGCGGGCGAGCCCGTCGGCGCCGCGACCAAGGCGCTCGGGGACAGCGACGCACTCATGGTCGTGGACGACGGCAAGCCGGTCGGGGTCATCACGCGCCACGACCTGCTCGGATTCATCAGCTCCGGCGCCTGA
- a CDS encoding SGNH/GDSL hydrolase family protein, protein MARLTRRTGLAASAAAVVAGSGAGTLSWVAYHYLMSQAGAARGVIGRNVAKPPEADGVYVPGESGCRRWYRGDPFDLHLMIFGDSTAAGVGCATAQEVPGVQIARRLADETGKRIRLSTKAIGGATSKGLSGQVDAMFVAGPPPDAAVILIGANDVTRKNSIRASARRLGSAVRRLRERDCEVVVGTCPDLGVVTAIPQPLRTVVRTWGLRLARAQAQATRTAGGHAVPLADLLSREFLAAPDRLFSPDGFHPSAAGYELAAEQIVPVLASALGLWHGGPLPDLPEVSESAPPGPAGRGLTRVAGGPPPPQREPDAT, encoded by the coding sequence GTGGCGCGACTCACCCGGCGGACGGGTCTGGCGGCGAGCGCGGCGGCGGTCGTCGCGGGTTCCGGCGCGGGCACGCTCTCGTGGGTGGCCTATCACTATCTGATGTCCCAGGCGGGCGCGGCTCGCGGAGTGATCGGCCGCAACGTCGCCAAGCCACCCGAGGCGGACGGCGTCTACGTTCCCGGCGAGAGCGGCTGTCGACGGTGGTATCGGGGCGACCCGTTCGACCTGCACCTGATGATCTTCGGCGACTCCACCGCCGCCGGGGTGGGATGTGCGACGGCGCAGGAGGTCCCCGGCGTCCAGATCGCGCGGCGGCTCGCGGACGAGACCGGCAAACGGATCCGGCTCAGTACCAAGGCCATCGGCGGTGCCACGTCCAAGGGGCTCAGCGGCCAGGTGGACGCGATGTTCGTGGCCGGCCCGCCACCCGATGCGGCAGTGATCCTGATCGGGGCCAACGACGTCACCAGGAAGAACTCGATCCGTGCGTCCGCTCGCCGGCTCGGCTCCGCAGTGCGCCGCCTCCGCGAGCGCGACTGCGAGGTGGTCGTCGGCACCTGCCCGGACCTCGGAGTCGTCACCGCGATACCGCAGCCGTTGCGCACGGTGGTCCGCACCTGGGGGTTGCGGCTCGCGCGGGCACAGGCCCAGGCCACCCGCACTGCCGGCGGGCACGCGGTACCGCTCGCGGACCTGCTGAGCCGGGAGTTTCTCGCCGCCCCGGACCGGCTCTTCTCACCGGACGGGTTCCACCCCTCGGCCGCCGGCTACGAGCTCGCCGCCGAGCAGATCGTTCCGGTGCTGGCCTCGGCGCTGGGCCTCTGGCACGGCGGTCCCCTCCCGGATCTTCCCGAGGTCTCCGAATCCGCACCGCCGGGACCGGCGGGGCGCGGCCTCACCCGGGTGGCCGGGGGGCCGCCCCCGCCGCAGCGCGAACCCGACGCCACGTAA
- a CDS encoding acetyl-CoA C-acetyltransferase: MPEAVIVSAVRSPIGRAMKGSLKTIRPDDLATQMVAAALAKVPALDPTEIDDLIMGCGQPAGQSGFNIGRVVAVELGYDFLPGVTVNRYCSSSLQTTRMAMHAIRAGEGDAFISAGVESVSSFVTGNADGLPNTKNPLFADAEALTAKLAEGGTAWKDPRESGDLPDVYIAMGQTAENVASYTGITREDQDHWAVRSQNRAEEAINRGFFEREITPVTLPDGTVVSTDDGPRAGTTYEGVSQLKPVFRPDGSVTAGNACPLNDGAAALVIMSDTKAKALGLTPLARIVSTAVTGLSPEIMGLGPIEAVKKALALAGKGIDDIDLFEINEAFAVQVLGSARALGIDEDKLNVSGGAIALGHPFGMTGARITNTLLNNLQEQDKTFGVETMCVGGGQGMAMVLERLS; the protein is encoded by the coding sequence ATGCCCGAGGCAGTCATCGTCTCTGCAGTTCGCTCGCCCATCGGGCGCGCCATGAAGGGGTCGTTGAAGACGATCCGGCCGGACGACCTGGCCACCCAGATGGTGGCTGCCGCACTGGCGAAGGTTCCCGCACTGGACCCGACCGAGATCGACGACCTGATCATGGGTTGCGGTCAGCCGGCAGGACAGTCCGGTTTCAACATCGGCCGCGTCGTGGCCGTCGAGCTCGGCTACGACTTCCTGCCGGGTGTGACGGTCAACCGCTACTGTTCGTCCTCGTTGCAGACCACGCGCATGGCAATGCACGCGATCCGCGCCGGTGAGGGCGACGCGTTCATCTCGGCGGGCGTCGAGTCGGTGTCGAGCTTCGTCACCGGCAACGCCGACGGCCTGCCCAACACCAAGAACCCGCTCTTCGCGGATGCCGAGGCGCTCACGGCGAAGCTCGCCGAGGGTGGCACGGCGTGGAAGGACCCGCGCGAGTCCGGCGACCTCCCCGACGTCTACATCGCGATGGGCCAGACCGCGGAGAACGTCGCGTCGTACACGGGCATCACCCGTGAGGACCAGGACCACTGGGCAGTGCGCAGCCAGAACCGCGCCGAGGAGGCCATCAACCGTGGCTTCTTCGAGCGCGAGATCACCCCGGTGACGCTGCCGGACGGCACCGTCGTCTCCACCGACGACGGCCCGCGCGCCGGGACCACCTACGAGGGTGTCAGCCAGCTCAAGCCGGTGTTCCGCCCCGACGGGTCGGTCACCGCGGGCAACGCGTGCCCGCTCAACGACGGCGCGGCCGCCCTGGTGATCATGTCCGACACGAAGGCGAAGGCCCTCGGCCTCACCCCGCTCGCGCGGATCGTGTCCACCGCGGTGACCGGCCTGTCCCCCGAGATCATGGGGCTCGGCCCGATCGAGGCCGTGAAGAAGGCTCTCGCGCTCGCAGGCAAGGGCATCGACGACATCGACCTGTTCGAGATCAACGAGGCCTTCGCCGTCCAGGTGCTCGGCTCCGCGCGGGCACTCGGCATCGACGAGGACAAGCTGAACGTCTCCGGCGGCGCCATCGCGCTCGGCCACCCGTTCGGTATGACCGGCGCCCGCATCACCAACACCCTGCTCAACAACCTGCAGGAGCAGGACAAGACCTTCGGCGTCGAGACCATGTGTGTCGGTGGCGGCCAGGGTATGGCGATGGTGCTCGAGCGCCTCAGCTGA
- a CDS encoding Bax inhibitor-1/YccA family protein → MRTTSNPVFRNLPKQEGGGYASFGSATAGASQVTQQFGQPQYTQADPYQTGPTQRAMTIDDVVTKTGITLGVLSITAIISYFMVSNNNGLAVPFVVGGGLVGLGLVLVATFGRKMDNPGIVLAYAVAEGFFLGALSFLFTDVAFGGVGGSTLIAQAVLGTFGVFFGMLVVYKTGAIRVTPRLTRMIIGGIFGVLVLAIGNLVIGLFTGSAGILRDGGPVAIIFSLVCIGLAAFSFLLDFDSADKLIRAQAPEKAAWGVALGLTVTLVWLYVEILRLLSYFNSD, encoded by the coding sequence GTGCGCACCACCAGCAACCCGGTGTTCCGTAACCTGCCCAAACAAGAGGGCGGCGGTTACGCCTCGTTCGGATCTGCGACGGCGGGCGCCTCGCAGGTCACCCAGCAGTTCGGCCAGCCGCAGTACACGCAGGCCGATCCCTACCAGACCGGTCCCACTCAGCGGGCCATGACGATCGACGACGTCGTCACCAAGACCGGTATCACGCTCGGTGTCCTGTCGATCACCGCGATCATCTCGTACTTCATGGTGAGCAACAACAACGGGCTGGCCGTGCCGTTCGTGGTCGGCGGCGGTCTCGTCGGACTCGGCCTGGTGCTCGTCGCCACCTTCGGCCGCAAGATGGACAACCCGGGGATCGTGCTCGCCTACGCGGTCGCCGAGGGCTTCTTCCTCGGTGCGCTGTCCTTCCTCTTCACGGACGTCGCGTTCGGCGGTGTCGGCGGCTCCACGCTGATCGCCCAGGCGGTCCTCGGCACGTTCGGCGTCTTCTTCGGCATGCTGGTCGTCTACAAGACCGGCGCCATCCGGGTCACCCCTCGACTCACCCGAATGATCATCGGCGGCATCTTCGGTGTGCTGGTCCTGGCGATCGGCAACCTGGTCATCGGCCTGTTCACCGGAAGCGCGGGCATCCTGCGCGACGGCGGTCCGGTCGCGATCATCTTCAGCCTCGTGTGCATCGGACTCGCCGCGTTCAGCTTCCTGCTGGACTTCGATTCGGCAGACAAGCTGATCCGCGCCCAGGCGCCGGAGAAGGCCGCGTGGGGCGTCGCTCTCGGCCTCACCGTCACCCTGGTCTGGCTGTACGTCGAGATCCTGCGCCTGCTGAGCTACTTCAACAGCGACTAG
- a CDS encoding class I SAM-dependent methyltransferase, whose product MDRADGPGALDALFGTLRRRPDVEAPNLFAVDAADRLILDEADDALSAAPAGSVVVIGDHYGALTLGAAVRHGATGIRVHQDPLTGELALAANARDTLRDGCYRTLPLGTTLVEGARVVLLQVPRSLAELAEGAETIARAADPEVVVYAGGRDKHMTLAMNDVLGRSFEHVRPSRGRQKARVLVASGPVPGPATYPVTEYVADIDLTVVAHGAVFAGATLDIGTRFLLEHLPAPSPQVRTAVDLGCGSGILAVSLARRHPELVVTATDQSAAAVASAAATAAANGVADRVRTLRDDAMSTLPDASVDLVVCNPPFHVGAAVHTGGARKMFEAAGRVLRPGGELWTVFNTHLGYRSALERLVGPTRHVARGPKFTVARSIVPIPD is encoded by the coding sequence GTGGATCGAGCCGACGGGCCGGGTGCGCTCGACGCGCTGTTCGGCACACTCCGACGTCGGCCGGACGTCGAGGCGCCCAACCTGTTCGCGGTCGATGCCGCGGACCGGTTGATCCTCGACGAGGCCGACGACGCACTGTCCGCCGCGCCCGCCGGGAGTGTCGTCGTCATCGGCGACCACTACGGGGCACTGACTCTCGGCGCCGCCGTGCGTCACGGGGCCACGGGAATCCGGGTCCACCAGGACCCGCTGACCGGGGAACTCGCACTCGCCGCGAATGCGCGGGACACCCTGCGGGACGGCTGCTACCGCACTCTCCCGCTCGGCACCACGCTGGTGGAGGGCGCCCGGGTGGTGCTCCTCCAGGTACCGCGCTCGCTGGCGGAACTGGCCGAGGGCGCCGAGACGATCGCGCGGGCGGCCGATCCCGAGGTCGTCGTCTACGCCGGTGGCCGCGACAAACACATGACCCTCGCGATGAACGACGTCCTCGGGCGCTCGTTCGAGCACGTCCGACCGAGCCGGGGCAGGCAGAAGGCCCGAGTCCTCGTCGCGTCCGGGCCCGTGCCCGGTCCCGCGACGTACCCGGTGACCGAGTACGTCGCCGACATCGACCTCACCGTCGTCGCCCACGGGGCCGTCTTCGCCGGCGCCACCCTCGACATCGGCACCCGCTTCCTGCTCGAGCACCTTCCCGCACCGAGCCCGCAGGTGCGTACCGCGGTCGATCTCGGTTGTGGCAGCGGCATCCTCGCCGTCTCCCTCGCTCGCAGGCACCCGGAGCTCGTGGTCACGGCCACCGACCAGTCGGCCGCGGCGGTCGCCTCGGCCGCCGCGACCGCCGCGGCGAACGGCGTCGCCGATCGCGTGCGCACGCTGCGGGACGACGCGATGTCCACGCTTCCCGACGCGAGCGTGGACCTCGTCGTGTGCAACCCTCCCTTCCACGTCGGCGCGGCCGTCCACACCGGCGGTGCCCGGAAGATGTTCGAGGCCGCGGGGCGGGTGCTGCGCCCGGGTGGCGAGCTGTGGACCGTGTTCAACACCCATCTCGGGTATCGCTCCGCGCTCGAGCGGCTCGTGGGTCCGACGCGCCACGTCGCACGGGGCCCGAAGTTCACCGTCGCCCGCTCGATCGTGCCGATACCCGACTAG
- a CDS encoding nitroreductase, whose translation MTDIVVGADESLSELLEHRISCRAFRPDPVPRETIERILELAQRTPSWCNTQPWQVAITEGPATERFREGLAAYVVSHPQEPDFDFPREYRGEYRTRRKDCAMQLYASVGIADGDRAASAAQTMKNFDLFGAPHVAVITTDEALGTYGAVDCGLYVGTFLLAARSLGVATIPQAALAGSAPYLHEFFALPEDRKVVCAISFGYADDEHPVNGFRTTREAIDEVADWVSE comes from the coding sequence ATGACGGACATCGTCGTGGGGGCGGACGAGAGCCTGAGTGAGCTGCTGGAACACCGGATCAGCTGCCGGGCGTTCCGGCCCGACCCGGTGCCCCGGGAGACGATCGAGCGCATCCTCGAACTGGCGCAGCGGACGCCGTCCTGGTGCAACACCCAACCCTGGCAGGTCGCGATCACCGAGGGCCCGGCCACGGAGAGGTTCCGCGAGGGACTGGCCGCATACGTGGTGTCCCACCCGCAGGAACCCGATTTCGACTTCCCGCGCGAGTATCGCGGTGAGTACCGCACCCGCCGCAAGGACTGCGCGATGCAGCTCTACGCGAGTGTCGGTATCGCGGACGGTGACCGCGCCGCGTCGGCCGCGCAGACCATGAAGAACTTCGATCTGTTCGGTGCCCCCCACGTCGCGGTGATCACCACGGACGAGGCGCTCGGGACGTACGGTGCCGTCGACTGCGGGCTCTACGTCGGCACCTTCCTGCTCGCCGCGCGAAGCCTGGGCGTCGCGACGATTCCGCAGGCCGCCCTCGCCGGCAGCGCGCCGTACCTGCACGAGTTCTTCGCCCTGCCCGAGGACCGGAAGGTCGTGTGCGCCATCTCGTTCGGGTACGCCGACGACGAACACCCGGTCAACGGCTTCCGCACCACGCGCGAGGCGATCGACGAGGTCGCGGACTGGGTGAGCGAGTAG
- a CDS encoding Fur family transcriptional regulator produces MTGDTHPELALRLRAAGLRVTAPRVAVLDEVGRHPHVDADTVASGVRAQIGSVSTQAVYDVLRALTGVGLIRRIEPAGSPARYETRVGDNHHHLVCRSCGSIRDVDCATGRTPCLTPDADHGFLVDEAEVVYWGICPSCRESAGP; encoded by the coding sequence GTGACGGGCGACACACATCCGGAGCTGGCGCTGAGACTGCGCGCGGCCGGTCTCCGGGTCACCGCTCCACGAGTCGCCGTCCTCGACGAGGTCGGCAGGCACCCCCACGTCGATGCCGACACGGTGGCCTCGGGTGTGCGCGCCCAGATCGGGTCGGTCTCGACCCAGGCGGTGTACGACGTGCTGCGCGCGCTGACCGGCGTCGGCCTGATCCGCCGGATCGAGCCGGCGGGCTCTCCTGCCCGCTACGAGACGCGGGTCGGCGACAACCATCATCACCTCGTCTGCCGATCCTGTGGATCGATCCGCGACGTGGACTGCGCCACCGGGCGGACGCCGTGCCTGACGCCCGATGCCGACCACGGCTTCCTCGTCGACGAGGCGGAGGTCGTCTACTGGGGCATCTGCCCTTCCTGCCGCGAGTCCGCCGGGCCGTGA
- a CDS encoding catalase has product MNNPDHLTTAVGAPVPDNQNVLTAGPRGPQLLQDVWFLEKLAHFDREVIPERRMHAKGSGAYGTFTVTHDITRYTKAAIFSEVGKKTDLFVRFSTVAGERGAADAERDIRGFAVKFYTEEGNWDLVGNNTPVFFFRDPLKFPDLNHAVKRDPHTNLRSPNNNWDFWSSLPEALHQVTIVMSERGIPSSYRNMHGFGSHTFSFVNADGERFWVKFHHRCQQPIENLSDAEAAAVVGQDRESHQRDLFDAIADGNFPKWKLCVQIMPEADAAKVPYHPFDLTKVWPKGDYPLIEVGEWELNRNPDNYFAEVEQAAFNPAHVVPGIGFSPDRMLQGRLFSYGDAQRYRLGVNNFQIPVNAARCPTSNYHRDGAMRVDGNQGGTLHYEPNSYGKWQEQPAFREPAESVGSVADHWDFREDDNDYFSQPRALFALMNDEQRQILFENTARNLMGVEPEIVQRHIKNCTECDPAYGEGVARAIDALDALG; this is encoded by the coding sequence ATCAACAACCCCGACCACCTGACGACGGCGGTCGGGGCGCCGGTTCCCGACAACCAGAACGTTCTCACCGCGGGCCCGCGCGGACCGCAACTGCTGCAGGACGTGTGGTTTCTCGAGAAGCTCGCCCACTTCGACCGGGAGGTGATCCCGGAACGGCGGATGCACGCCAAGGGCTCGGGCGCGTACGGCACCTTCACTGTCACCCATGACATCACCCGCTACACGAAGGCCGCGATCTTCTCCGAGGTCGGCAAGAAGACGGATCTGTTCGTCCGCTTCTCCACGGTGGCCGGCGAGCGTGGTGCGGCGGATGCCGAACGGGACATTCGCGGATTCGCCGTCAAGTTCTACACCGAGGAGGGCAATTGGGACCTCGTCGGGAACAACACACCGGTGTTCTTCTTCCGCGACCCGCTGAAGTTCCCGGATCTCAACCACGCCGTCAAGCGTGATCCGCACACGAATCTCCGGAGTCCGAACAACAACTGGGATTTCTGGTCCTCGCTGCCCGAGGCCCTGCACCAGGTGACCATCGTCATGAGCGAGCGGGGCATTCCGTCGTCGTACCGGAACATGCACGGATTCGGCTCGCACACCTTCAGTTTCGTCAACGCCGACGGAGAGCGGTTCTGGGTCAAGTTCCACCACCGCTGCCAGCAGCCCATCGAGAACCTCAGCGATGCGGAGGCCGCTGCAGTGGTCGGGCAGGATCGGGAGAGCCATCAGCGGGATCTGTTCGACGCCATTGCGGACGGAAACTTCCCCAAGTGGAAGCTGTGTGTACAGATCATGCCCGAGGCGGACGCTGCCAAGGTGCCCTACCACCCGTTCGACCTCACGAAAGTCTGGCCGAAGGGCGACTATCCGCTGATCGAGGTCGGCGAATGGGAGCTGAACCGTAACCCCGACAACTACTTCGCGGAGGTGGAGCAGGCCGCGTTCAATCCCGCGCACGTGGTCCCCGGTATCGGCTTCTCACCGGACAGGATGCTCCAGGGACGGCTGTTCTCGTACGGCGACGCACAGCGGTACCGTCTGGGTGTCAACAACTTCCAGATCCCGGTCAATGCCGCGCGGTGCCCGACGAGCAACTACCACCGCGACGGCGCGATGCGGGTGGACGGCAACCAGGGCGGAACGCTGCACTACGAGCCGAACAGCTACGGGAAATGGCAGGAGCAGCCGGCGTTCCGGGAGCCGGCCGAGTCGGTGGGCTCGGTCGCCGATCACTGGGATTTCCGCGAGGACGACAACGACTACTTCTCCCAGCCCCGCGCCCTGTTCGCGCTGATGAACGATGAACAGAGACAGATCCTGTTCGAGAACACCGCCCGCAACCTCATGGGCGTGGAGCCCGAGATCGTCCAGCGGCACATCAAGAACTGCACCGAGTGCGATCCGGCGTACGGCGAGGGCGTGGCCCGGGCGATCGACGCCCTCGACGCCCTCGGCTGA
- a CDS encoding SRPBCC family protein — MSTVIWIVVVAVLAIGIGAGLCAFVLARGSRAGARFSADRVGEHRVDAFFEDGAAFAATVEVALDAPPEIAWELITRPDMFAWLPFVDGYDYARPSRDPGTGRTFRFLLYAMDETVLVGEAPREFVTAATGASLPVLGTVAQRFVVDAAATGGSRVRWTLAVTPRFLGFLPLRIAAPFVRPFLRLGLRGVVSRAEQDSRRRSAAPPPPSTP, encoded by the coding sequence ATGAGCACCGTCATATGGATTGTCGTCGTGGCCGTTCTCGCGATCGGCATCGGAGCCGGGCTGTGCGCGTTCGTGCTCGCCAGAGGTTCGCGCGCGGGAGCACGGTTCTCCGCCGACAGGGTGGGGGAGCATCGGGTGGACGCCTTCTTCGAGGACGGCGCCGCCTTCGCCGCGACCGTCGAGGTCGCACTCGACGCACCCCCGGAGATCGCCTGGGAACTGATCACCCGACCGGATATGTTCGCGTGGCTGCCGTTCGTGGACGGCTACGACTACGCCCGGCCGTCACGCGACCCGGGGACGGGGCGGACCTTTCGGTTCCTGCTGTACGCGATGGACGAGACCGTCCTCGTCGGCGAGGCTCCGCGGGAGTTCGTCACCGCCGCCACCGGTGCGAGCCTTCCGGTGCTGGGGACGGTCGCTCAACGCTTCGTCGTCGACGCGGCCGCCACGGGCGGCTCCCGGGTGCGGTGGACGTTGGCCGTGACCCCGCGCTTCCTCGGGTTCTTGCCACTGCGGATCGCCGCACCCTTCGTGCGTCCGTTCCTGCGACTGGGGTTGCGTGGCGTGGTCTCGCGTGCGGAGCAGGACAGCCGGCGCCGCTCCGCCGCGCCCCCTCCGCCCTCCACTCCGTGA